The Molothrus ater isolate BHLD 08-10-18 breed brown headed cowbird chromosome 1, BPBGC_Mater_1.1, whole genome shotgun sequence genome includes a window with the following:
- the LOC118684375 gene encoding C-C chemokine receptor type 4 yields MSSSSTESLEVEPSTFYDYYDSYYDAPKLCSKEGVRRFAASFLPVLYSLVFLVGLAGNILVIVVLFKYKRLRSMTDVYLLNLAISDLLFVLSLPFWSYFTVDQWVFGTPWCKIISWIYLVGFYSGIFFIMLMSIDRYLAIVRAVLSLKARTTFHGLITSLVVWLVALSASVPELVFRESFNEHNFTTCKPRFTGNFTTWKLFSTLEVNILGLIIPFIIMTFCYSMIIKTLVHCRNDKKNKAVKMIFVVMIVFFFFWTPYNIVIFLQLLEFMGVIKDCQVSRNLDYAFQVTEILGLFHCCLNPVIYFFMGEKFKKYLKMLFKNWQLPGYFCKWCGVHITYHTESTSSFHTQSTGDQDAL; encoded by the coding sequence ATGAGTTCTTCAAGTACAGAGTCCCTTGAAGTTGAACCCTCAACCTTTTATGACTATTACGATAGTTATTACGATGCTCCAAAACTATGCAGTAAAGAAGGCGTCAGGAGGTTTGCAGCCTCCTTCCTACCTGTTCTGTATTCCCTGGTATTCCTGGTTGGGCTCGCTGGAAACATTCTGGTCATCGTGGTCCTCTTCAAATACAAGAGGCTTAGGAGCATGACTGATGTGTACCTGCTAAACCTCGCCATCTCAGATTTGCTCTTCGTTTTATCCTTGCCATTCTGGTCTTATTTCACAGTAGACCAATGGGTTTTTGGAACTCCCTGGTGTAAAATCATTTCATGGATCTACCTGGTTGGGTTTTACAGTGGGatattttttattatgcttATGAGCATAGACAGATACCTGGCAATTGTTCGTGCAGTGCTTTCCTTGAAAGCAAGGACCACCTTTCATGGCTTGATTACTAGCCTTGTTGTGTGGCTAGTAGCTCTTTCAGCCTCAGTCCCCGAGCTTGTATTTAGAGAGTCTTTTAATGAACATAATTTTACTACCTGCAAGCCGAGATTTACTGGCAATTTCACAACATGGAAGCTTTTTTCCACTTTGGAAGTCAACATTTTAGGGCTCATAATCCCTTTTATAATTATGACATTTTGCTACTCCATGATCATTAAAACTTTAGTTCATTGtagaaatgacaaaaagaaTAAGGCTGTGAAGATGATTTTTGTTGTCATgattgtgtttttcttcttttggacCCCCTACAACATTGTTATTTTCTTACAACTGCTGGAATTTATGGGAGTCATTAAGGACTGTCAAGTGAGCAGGAATCTAGACTATGCTTTCCAGGTAACGGAAATCCTCGGCCTTTTTCACTGCTGCCTCAATCCAGTCATCTACTTCTTCATGGGGGAGAAATTTAAGAAGTACCTGAAGATGCTCTTTAAGAACTGGCAGTTACCAGGGTATTTCTGCAAGTGGTGTGGAGTTCACATCACTTACCACACTGAATCTACCAGTTCGTTCCACACACAGTCTACAGGGGACCAAGATGCTCTGTAA